TAATTCAACCCAAGATTTGGCCGACTCGCTGAGTACCGATGTAACCTATTTGTTTAATAACGAAAACTTTTTTGATTATACTGCTATTCTTCAAAACGAGCTTACGGGAACAATCCTTTACCAGAACGAACAACGCAATATCAGGATTTCGGGTATTACCGATACCACCATTCCGTCGGTAGCCTTACAGCTTAAGCTCAATAATATAAAAGATAAACTACAAGGCGATAGTATTGTATTAAAGGCAAGTTTTAGGCTTAGTACAACCGACGACAACACCCTACAGCGGAAAATGAATGATACGATTTCGACCCGAACGGTGTTGTCTAACTATTATGCTTATGACGACGGCTCGGCCGAGGCGGGAGCTTATTTAGGAAAAGGATTTGGCCGAATTGCTGCTCAATTTATCAACAACAAACCCGATGCCGTAGCAGGTATTCGCCTAAATTTGTTGCCAATGTTAACCAATCTTGAAGGGAATCCAATTACGATTCAAATCATGGATAACAACAAAGGTAAACCTGGTAATGTGATACGCTCGTTGTACACCAAAGTTTCGTATGCCAATGTTATTAATGGATTTGTAGAATATGCCATCGAGCCAGTAGCAGTAAAGGATACTTTCTATATTGGTATATTACAATTTACTGATGGCGAACCTATTATTTTGGGATTAGACAATAATTCGCCACAGTATTCGGGAAAGTACTTTTATAATTTATCGAGCGAATGGATTAACCTAAGTACAGTAGCCAACAACCAAACCTTTGCTGCAGCCAAAGGAAGCTTGATGATGCGGCCAGTAATGGGTGGCATTGTCAAAGACGTTGTATTAGGAACAGAATACGAAGAACAAAACAAGTATCTGGCTGTTTATCCAAATCCATCGAATGGAGTAATTTTTTGGAACGATAATAGCTTGAAAAATGTAGAAATAGTAGATTTACAAGGAAAGTCTGTTTGGAAAGAAAAAGTAAATACCTCACAACTTACTGTAGATACCCTGAATTCGGGAACATACATATTGTTA
The DNA window shown above is from Flectobacillus major DSM 103 and carries:
- a CDS encoding T9SS type A sorting domain-containing protein, translated to MKNISSSTSKSIEIPFFGKDKKGWLIFLPLFFIGYCQAIAQINIIPLSGPNTQKTQARVAVPTAITLPFFDDFSGNNQGLEPTKWLPSGGVLVNNSYSNNHPTLNIVTFDGLKADGRPYVFTNSFAEGPVDTLTSQPINLAVYAPADSVYMSFFWQNRSLGDLPNTNDSLRLQFLTNGGIWQTIWTVKGDVEATNYQQVLLPIRARLYLHGQFQFRFQAFGRQSGQFDIWNIDYVYINKGRSANDKYYRDLAVRKSVSPLLKRYRSMPLKQLLGNSTQDLADSLSTDVTYLFNNENFFDYTAILQNELTGTILYQNEQRNIRISGITDTTIPSVALQLKLNNIKDKLQGDSIVLKASFRLSTTDDNTLQRKMNDTISTRTVLSNYYAYDDGSAEAGAYLGKGFGRIAAQFINNKPDAVAGIRLNLLPMLTNLEGNPITIQIMDNNKGKPGNVIRSLYTKVSYANVINGFVEYAIEPVAVKDTFYIGILQFTDGEPIILGLDNNSPQYSGKYFYNLSSEWINLSTVANNQTFAAAKGSLMMRPVMGGIVKDVVLGTEYEEQNKYLAVYPNPSNGVIFWNDNSLKNVEIVDLQGKSVWKEKVNTSQLTVDTLNSGTYILLLSNERNTFVRKINIIR